TTCGGCCAGCTCCCGCCACAACGCGGTGGCGATCAGGGCGAGTTCGAGTTCGGGCCCTGGTTCCTTGTCGGAGACCAGGAGGTTTCCCTCGCCCGCCCCGGTCGTTCCGCCGGCGACGGAACCGCGGTCGACGACGGTGACGGAGAGGCCGGCTCGGGCGGCGTAGTGGGCGCAGGCGGCGCCGACGACGCCGGCGCCGACGACGATGAGATCCGAGGTGTTTCTCGTGGGCACGGCAGTAATATTTCACATGGCACTGGAGTTGCCAAGACCCGCGGGGAGCTTCTCAGTTGGCGCGTCGCCGCCGCTCCCGCCGCCGGGACACGGATGAGTAACGGAGCTCCCGACACCTTGTCAGTACAATTTCACATTACTATGTTACCGGTCACATTCCAGCCGCTCGCCTCGTCGACGCCGGCTGTCCGCCTGCTGCTCTCTCGGAGTGACCACCCATGAACCAGCGCACCCGCACCTTGGCCACCGCCCTGGTGACGACCCTCGCCCTCGGCGTGACCGGCTGTACCGGCGGCGGGAAGTCCGGCGGCTCCCCGGACCGCAAGAACCCCGCCACCTCCACCAACGGCGCGATCGTCGGCGGGACCCCGCAGAAGGGCGGCACGCTCACCGTCCTGTCCAACCAGGACTTCACCCATCTCGACCCGGCCCGCAACTGGGTCATGAGCGACATGGACTTCGGAACCCGGCTGCTCTACCGCACCCTCGTGGCGTACCAGGCGGAGCCCGGCGCCAAGGGCGGGCGGCTGACCCCCGACCTCGCCGAGGACCTCGGCACCTCCTCCAACGGCGCCAAGACCTGGACCTTCAGGCTCAAGCCGGGCCTGAAGTACGAGGACGGGACTCCGATCACCGCCCAGGACGTCAAGTACAACGTGGAGCGGTCCTTCTCCCCGGACCTGCCCGGCGGCCCCGACTACGCGGCCCGCTACCTCGTGGGCGCCGAGGGCTACCAGGGCCCCGCGAAGGGCAGGCACCTCGACTCCGTGAAGACGCCCGACGCCCGCACCATCGTCTTCGAACTCCGCAAGCCCTTCGCCGAGTTCCCCTACGCGACCGTGCTGCCCACGTTCGCGCCCGTCCCCAAGGCCCAGGACAAGGGACCCCAGTACGACAACCGTCCCTTCTCCTCCGGCCCGTACAAGATCGACTCGTACGCCCGGGACAAGCAGCTCGTCCTCGTCCGCAACACCCACTGGGACCCGAAGACCGACACGGTCCGCAAGGCGTACCCGGACCGGATCGTCGTCACCATGGGCCTGAAGGCCAACCAGATCGACGACCGGCTGATCGCCGCCGCCGGCGCCGACGCCTCCGCGGTCTCCTGGGACAAGCTCCGCCCCGAGTCCACCCCCAAGGTCCTCACCAGGCCCGAGGTCAGGGCTCGACTCCTCGCCGAATCGACCAGCTGCACCGAGATGGTCCAGATGCACACCGGCCGGGCGCCCTTCGCCGACGTCAAGGTCCGGCAGGCGGTGCAGTACGCGCTGGACCGCGAGGCGATCCTGACCGCCTCCGGCGGACCCGCGCTCAACGACCCGGCCACCGCGCTCATGCCCGCCTCCCTCTTCGGCGGCAAGCAGCCCGACACCCTGAAGATCCCGCTCACCGGCGACGTGGAGAAGGCGAAGCAGCTCCTCAAGGAGGCGGGGAAGGCCGACGGCTTCTCGACGAGCATCACCGTCTCCAACGGCGACAAGTCGGTGGGCGAGGCGATCCAGCAGTCCCTGGGCCGCGCCGGGATCAAGGTCACCATCGAGACCGTCGACCCCTCCGCCTTCTACGACACCATCGGCGACACCAAGAACCGCACGGACCTCGTCTACACCGGCTGGTGCCCCGACTTCCCCTCCGGGTCGACCTTCCTGCCCTTCGTCTTCGACGGCCGCTACATCAAGGAGAAGGGCAACTCCGGCAACCACTCCCTCTTCCGCGACGACGCCACCATGCGGCGGATGGACGCGATCGCCGCGATGACCGACGCCGCGCAGGCCGACAAGGCGTGGCGAGAGCTCGACGGCGAGATCCTCGCCAAGGCCCCGACCGCGCCCGTCGTCGTCGAGCGCAGGCCCCTGCTGCTCGGCACGAACATCGCCGGCGCCTTCGGCCACACCTCCTTCGGCGGACAGGTCGACTTCGCGACGGTCGGCCTCAAGGACCCGTCGAAGAGCGCGAGCTGACGGCAGCCATGACCACCACCTCGACCTCCCCGCCCATGACGCGGGGCAGCGGGCCCTGGCAGCTCGCCAGGACCGAGCTGCGCCGCCGCACCTCCGTGAAGCTCTCGCTCGCCGTCGTCGTCTTCTTCGCGCTCCTGACCGTGGCCGCCCCGCTGATCGGCTCGCTGGGCGGCTGGGGCCCGGAGGAGTTCGACAAGAGCGCCGTCGATCCGTACCTGGGCGGCCAGCCCATCGGGCCGCTCGGCGGCGTCTCGGCGGAGCACTGGCTCGGCGTCGAACCCGTCACCGGCCGCGACCTGTTCGCCCGGGTCGTGCACGGCGCCCAGGTCTCCCTGCTCATCGCCTTCTCGGCGACGGCGATCGTCGTCGTCGCCGGAACGGCGGCCGGCATCGCCGCGGGCTACTTCGGCGGCCGCACCGACACCGTGCTCTCCCGGCTGATGGACCTCACCATGTCCTTCCCCTCCCTCATCTTCATGATCGCGATGATGTCGGTGGCCAGGGACGTCAACCGGATCGTCCTCATGACCGCCGTCATCGGCCTCTTCGGCTGGCCCGGCATCGCCCGCGTCGTCCGCGGCCAGACCCTGTCGCTCAAACACCGCGAGTACGTCGACGCCGCACGCGTCGGCGGCTCGGGACCCTGGCGGATCCTCGCCCGCGACATCCTCCCGGGCGTCGCCGGACCCGTCATCGCGTACACCACCCTGATCGTCCCCGGGATGATCGCCACCGAGGCGGCCCTCAGCTATCTCGGCGTCGGCGTCCGCCCGCCCACCCCGTCCTGGGGCCAGATGATCGCCGAGAGCGTCGCCTACTACGACACGGATCCCATGTACTTCGTCGTCCCGAGCCTCTGCCTCTTCCTCACCGTGCTCGCGTTCACCCTCCTCGGCGACGCGCTGCGCGACGTCCTCGACCCGCGCGGGAGCGGCACGTGATCCTCTACCTCGGGCGCCGGCTCCTGGGCGTGCTCGGCGTCCTCGTCGCCATCGCCGCCGTCACCTTCACCATCTTCTACGTCCTGCCGTCCGATCCGGCGGCCGCGGCCTGCGGCAAGTCGTGCAGCGCCGAACGCCTGGAGGCGATCCGCGCCCACATGGGCCTGGACGCCCCGCTGTGGCGGCAGTTCACCGACTTCGTCACGGGCATCTTCACGGGCCGCACGATGGGCAGCGGCCAGTACGCCCTGCACTGCGGCTTCCCGTGCCTGGGCTACTCGTACGAGAACAGCCAGGGCGTGTGGGACCTGCTCGTGGACCGGCTGCCGGTCTCCGCCTCCCTCGCCCTGGGCGCGGCCGCGATCTGGCTGCTGCTCGGGCTCTCCGCGGGCGTCACCGCCGCCCTGCACAAGGACACGCTCACCGACCGGGCCCTGATGGTCGGCGCGGTCGCCGCCGCCTCGCTGCCCGTCTACTTCACCTCGGTGCTGCTGATCTACGGGCTGATCCGGGTCTCCGGACTGTTCCCCTACCCGCAGTACGTGCCCTTCGGCTCCGACCCGCTGTCCTGGGCCACCAACCTGCTGCTCCCCTGGCTGGCGCTCGCGATCCTGTACGCCGCGATGTACGCCCGCCAGAGCCGCAGCTCGATGATCGAGTCCATGGCGGAGCCGTACATCCGGACCGCACGCGCCAAGGGGCTGCCGCGCCGGACGGTGGTCGTCAAGCACGGGCTGCGCGCGGGCATGACACCGATCCTGACCATCTTCGGGATGGACCTGGGCGGACTGCTCGCCGGCGCGGTGATCACCGAGTCCATCTTCGGACTGCCCGGCATCGGGCGCCTCTTCTACGGGGCCCTGTCCACCGGCGACCAGCCCGTCATCCTCGGGGTGACCCTGCTCGCCGCCACCTTCATCGTCGTCGCCAACCTGGCCGTCGACCTGCTGTACGCCGTCGTCGACCCGCGAGTGAGGTACTGATGGGCGACCTGGCCCCCCTGCTGTCGGTACGGGACCTCACGGTCACGTTCCCGACCAAGCGCGGCCCCGTCCGTGCGGTCGACTCCCTCTCCTTCGACGTCCCGCCCGGGCGCACCCTCGGCATCGTCGGCGAGTCCGGCTCCGGAAAGTCGGTCACCTCGCTGGCCGTGATGGGCCTGCACACCGGCGCCGAGGTCACCGGCTCCGTCGCCCTGGCCGGCCGCGAACTTGTCGGCCTGCCGGAGCGCGAGCTCAACCGGCTGCGCGGCCGGAGGATGGCGATGATCTTCCAGGACCCGCTGTCCAGCCTGCACCCGTACTACACGGTCGGCGAGCAGATCGCCGAGCACCACCGGGTCCACTTCGGGTCCCGTCGCGCGGCCGCCCGCGAGCGGGCCGTCGAGGCGCTCGGCGAGGTCGGCATCCCCGAGCCGCGTCGCCGGGCCGGTGAGTACCCCCACCAGTTCTCGGGCGGCATGCGGCAGCGCGTGATGATCGCGATGGCGCTCGCCTGCGAGCCCGACCTGCTGATCGCCGACGAGCCGACGACGGCGCTCGACGTCACCGTCCAGGCGCAGATCCTGGAGCTGATCGCCCGCCTCCAGCAGGACCGGGGCCTCTCCGTCGTCATGATCACGCACAATCTGGGCGTGGTGGCCCGGGTCGCGCACGACGTCCTGGTGATGTACGGCGGCCGGGCCGCCGAACGCGCCCCGGTGGACGCCCTGTTCGCGACCCCGGCCCATCCGTACACCCGGGGACTGCTCGACTCGCTGCCCCGGCTCGACGACCACGACGACGCGCCGCTCCGGGCGATCCCCGGCAGCCCGCCGTCCCTGCTCGACCCGGCACCGGGATGCGCGTTCGCGCCCCGCTGCTCCCGCGCGGCCGCCGGCTCCGAGGAGGAACGGGCCCGCTGCACGGGCGAACGCCCGCCGCTCGGCGGCCCGGACGGACACCCGGCCGCCTGCCACTTCCCCGCGTACGAAGGCGTTCCCTCATGACCAGCACAGCCCGATCCCTGTTGAGCGTCCGGGACCTGACCATGACGTTCCCCGGCCGCCGGGCCCGCTCGGCGCCCGTCCGGGCCGTCGACGGCGTCTCCTTCGACGTGGCGGCGGGCGAGACCCTCGGTCTCGTCGGCGAGTCCGGCTGCGGCAAGTCGACCACCGGCCGCATGATCGTGCGGCTCCTGGAGCCGACCGCGGGCTCCGTCTCGTACGACGGACGCGACATCAGCCGTCTGTCCCAGCGCGAGCTGAAACCGCTGCGGCGCGAACTCCAGATGGTCTTCCAGGATCCGCACTCCTCCCTCAACCCCCGGCAGACCGTCGCCCGGATCATCTCCGACCCGCTGCTCGTCCAGGGGACTCCGGCCGCCGAGGCGCGCAAGCGGGCCGTGGAGCTGATGGAGCTCGTCGGGCTCATCCCGGAGCACGTCGACCGCTACCCGCACGAGTTCTCCGGCGGGCAGGCCCAGCGCATCGGCATCGCCCGCGCACTGGCCACCGGCCCCCGCCTCGTCGTCGCCGACGAACCCGTCTCCGCCCTCGACGTCTCCGTGCAGGCGCAGATCGTCAACCTCATGGAACGGCTCCAGCACGAACTCGGCCTCGCCTACCTCTTCATCGCACACGACCTCTCCGTCGTGAAGCGGGTCTGCGACCGGGTCGCCGTGATGTACCTCGGCCGCATCGTGGAGATCGGCGCGAAGGAGCGGGTGTACGCGGCGCCCGCCCACCCCTACACCCGGGCGCTGCTCTCCGCCGTCCCCCTGCCCGACCCGGCGGCCGAGCGGGCCCGGGAGCGGATCACGCTGCTCGGCGATCCTCCGAGCCCCGCCGCTCCCCCGCCGGGCTGCACCTTCCACCCGCGCTGCCCGAAGGCCCGGGAGATCTGCCGCACCGAGGCGCCGCTGCTGCGGATCGCCGTCCCGGGCGAGGCCCGGCAGGTGGCCTGTCACTTCCCCGAGGGTCAGGAGGAAACGTGAAGGCGTACCCGCACTCTTGACAACTGCTCATGTTCCTCGTCCTCATGTTCCTGACAGAAGTGTCACCAGACCACGGGGGGACGATCAGAGCATGACCAAGCCCGAGAGCGCCGGACCCGACTACGACGTCGTCATCAGCGGGGCCGGCCTCGCCGGCTGCGCCGCGGCGATCCTGCTCGCCCGGCGCGGTGCCCGCGTCGCGCTGCTCGAACGCCGTTCGCGCCCCGGGGCGTACAAGGCGCTGTGCACCCACTCCATCACCGCCAACGCCACCCCGGTGCTCGACGAACTCGGCCTCATACCGGCGCTGGAGAAGGCCGGAGCCGTGCGCAACGAGGCGCGCTGGTACACCCGTTGGGGATGGATCGAGCCCGGCGCCGCGCCCGGCCCCGAGCTGCCGTACGGCTACAACGTCCGGCGCAGCACCCTCGACCCGCTGATCAGGTCCCGTGCGGCCGAGACCCTCGGCGTCGACGTGCTCCTCGGCCACAAGGTGACCGGGCTGATCCGGGAGGCCGGGCGCACGGTCGGGGTGCGTGCGTCGACGCCCGAGGGGGAGCGCGAGATCCGGGCCCGCCTGGTGGTCGGCGCCGACGGCAAGGACTCGGCCGTGGCCGGGTTCGCCGGGGTGCCGACCCGACGGCACGAGAACGCGCGCTTCGGCTATCTCGCGCACTTCCGGAACCTGCCCCTGCGGGACGGGATCAGTCACGCCTGGTTCCTGGTGCCGGACATGGCGTACGCGTTCCCGAACGACGACGGGGTGACGGTCGTCGCGGTGCTCCCGGACAAGAAGCGGCTTCCGGCCTTCCGGGAGGATCTGGAGGGCAGCTTCCTGGAGTTCGTCCGCTCCCTGCCGGACGCGCCGGCCATCGATGCCGCCGAGCGCGTCACGAAGATCACCGGCACGGTCGACTACCCGCTCCACACGCGCAAGGCGGCCGCACCGGGGCTCGCGCTCATCGGCGACGCGGCCCTGACCGGGGATCCGCTGTGGGGCGTGGGATGCGGGTGGGCGCTGCAGTCCGCGCGGTGGCTGGCGGAGGCGGTCGCCCCGGCCCTGACCGGCACGGGCGACCTCGACAAGTCGCTCGCGGCCTACGCGCGCACGCACCGGCTCCGGCTCGGCGGGCACCAGTACCTGGCGGCCGACTTCGCCAAGGGCAGGCCGTTCAATCCCCTGGAGCGGCTGATGTTCTCGGCGGCGGCGCGCGACGGGGCCGTGGCCCGGCACATGCACATGTTCGCGTCGCGGCTGATGGGTCCGCTGGGCTTCCTGAACCCCCTGATGGTGACCAGGGCGGCGGTCGTGAACCTCAGGCATCGCGGGGCGTGACCCTGTCCGGGTCCTCCGTCCGGGCAGCCCGACGCCGGCACCGCTTCGGGCGAGCGGTGCCGGCGTCGGTGTGTTCAGGCGGCCTCGCGGGCCGCGCGGTACAGGGCGCCCGCGACGGCGAGGTCCTCCCAGGCCATGCCGACGCTCTTGAAGAGACGCGGACGCCCGGAGGGGACCCGGCCGTGCACCAGGTCGGCGAGGGTGCCCGCGATGTGGTCCTCGCCGATCGCCCCCTCGGCCAGGGGGACGAGCAGGTCGCCCGCCTCACGGAGCGCCGCCGAGCGGGCCTCGACGTGGACCTCGGCGCGGGCCACGAGGGCGGTGTCGGTCTCCCGGGCCGCCGGCTCGTGCGAGCCGACCGCGACGACGGTGGCGCCGTCGGCGACCAGCGTGCCGTCGAAGAGGGGTTCGCGGGCCGTGGTGCAGCAGACGACCAGGTCGGCTCCGGCCACGTCGTCGGCCGTGCCGGCACGGGCGGGCACGTCGAGGGTCCGCGCGTATCCGGCGAGGGCGCGGGCACCGACCGCGTTGCGTCCGACGACGACGGCCTCGGCGACCCCGCGCACGGCGAGGACGGCCTCCAGGTGGCCGTACGCCTGGGGCCCGGTGCCGAAGAGCACGAGCCGCAGGGGACGGTCGTCGGGCGTCAGATGCCGTACGGCGAGGGCCGAGACGGCCGGGGTGCGCAGCTCGGTGAGCGCCGCGCCGTCGAGCAGGGCGAGCGGCTGGAGGCTGCTGCCGTCGAGGAGCAGGTACGAGCCGGTGATGCGGGGCAGCCCGAGGGCCGGGTTGCCGGGGGCCACGCCCGCGATCTTCACCCCGGCGTATCTGTGATCGGCGGCGGGCATGAGGAGGAGCTCGCCGGCCGGGACCGGCACGACGGTGCGGGGCGGGGCGGTCTCGGGGTCGAATCCGGCGCGCAGGACGTCGGCGAGGACGTCGACGGCCGCGGCCGGGGTCAGGAGGCGGGTCATGGCGGGGGCGTCGATAGGGAGCAGGCCGGTCGTGGGCGTCATGGTGGTCACAGCAGGAATCCCGTGCCCAGCTCGTCGTGGGGGTCGAGGACGAAGGTGTGGGTGCCGGTGCGGTGCGTGGATCCGGTCACCTCCGTGATCCCGCCGGGCAGCAGTCGGCCGGTGAACACGGTGTCCGCCACGGACTCGTGCGTGAGGGTGTCCCCGGGGGCGAGCAGCCCGTCCTCGCCGAGCAGGGCGAGCCGTGCGGAGGTGCCGGAGCCGCAGGGTGAGCGGTCGATCTGCCCGTCGGCGAAGACGGTGACGTTGCGCTGGTGCGGCCCGTGGGGAGTGCGGGGCAGGTCCTCGTACAGGATGACTCCGTACACGTCGTGCTCGGGGAGCGCGGCGCGGATCTCCCGTCCGGCCCGGACGAGCGCGGGCAGGGAGCCGCGCGTGGTGTCCAGGGCGAGGGCGGAGGCGGGGACGGAGACGTAGCAGGCGCCGGAGTCGGCGAGGTCGACCTCGACGGTGCCGGAGGGGATGGTCACCGGGACCTTGCGCGCGACGACCCGCGTCGGGACGTTGCGGAAGGTGACGCCGGTGGTGCGGCCGGCCGCGCGGTGCACGGTCGCGGTGACGCGCCCGGAGGGCACGTCGATGCGGACGGGGACGTCGCCGTCGTCGGGTGCGGGGACGCGCCCGGTGTCGACGGCCCAGGCGCCGAGCGCCATCGTGCCGTGCCCGCAGGCGGTGGAGTAGCCGTCCTTGTGCCAGAACAGCACGCCGAAGTGGGCGCCGTCGTCGTCGGGCGGGACGATGAAGCCGCCGTACATGCCGGAGTGTCCGCGTGGTTCCCGGACGAGGAGGCGGCGGAGCTCGTCGAGGGGGCCGAGCCGGAGTGCGAGGGCGCGGCGTTCGGCGACGGTGTCGCCGGGGATCGGCGGCAGGTCCTCGTCGACGATCCTGAAGGGTTCGCCTGCGGTGTGGTAGTCGGTGGTGCGGACCGAGTGCGGGGTGGTGCTCACGTGGTACGGCCTCCGGAGGAAGGGGGGCGGTGCCGGGCCGGCCCCTCCCCCCGTGGAAGGACCGGCCCGGACGGGTGTGTGGTGCGGTCAGCTGCGGAGGGGGCCCTCGCAGCTGTAGCTCGACGTGCCCGCGACCTTGGTGGACCAGATGTCGATCGGTCCGAAGCTGCAGTTCATGTCGGCCAGGTTGTTCGACGCGGCGCCGGCGCGGTCGAGGAGGAAGTAGTCGACGGTCTCGGACATGTCCTTGAAGTTCTGGTCGGCGCTGGCCCAGTTGGACAGGTTGGCGGTGATCCGGCCGGTGCAGAGGAAGCGGCGCTTGCCGGGCTCGCCGTTCTCCACGCAGTCGGGGTTGCTGGCGGTGGCGGCGTAGAAGGAGGACTTCACGGATGCGAGGTCCGCGTCGCGCAGCTGGGCGTTGGGCGTGTACGTGGTGTTCGGGACGTACAGCTGGTCGACCTTGGCGATCTGCGTGTCGAGGAAGCGGTCGTAGTCGCGCTGGAGGGCGGCGTCGGAGCTCAGCCGGTCGCGCCAGGCGTCGTACGCCGTCACGTCGTTCGCCCGCAGGTGGGTGTACATCTCGCGGAGCAGCGAGGGCTTCTCGGTCCAGAGGAACTCGAAGAACGTGCCCGCGTAGTTGTAGAAGCGGAAGCCGTCGCCGTCGTAGGTGGCGTGGAGGATCTGGCGGACGTTCATCCGGGGGCCGCCGCCGGCGGTGTCGTTGATGATGCCGCGGACGAGGGACTTGCGGACGGCGATGCCATTGTCGCGGGTGGCCCCGTCGAAGAACTCGGCGGTGCCCTCGTCCATGGCGGTGGTGCGGTCGCCCTGGTACCAGGGGCCTTCGCCGAAGAAGCCGGGGACGGCCCAGCGGCCGTTGAGGTAGTGGGTGTACTCGTGGCGGAAGAGCTCTTCCAGCGTCAGCGAGGAGTCCTGGGGGACGCGCCGCTGGTACGTGTAGAAGGTGGCGCCGCGCTCGATGTAGATGCCGCCGTTGTTGGTGCCCATGCCGGTGAGGATGGGGTGGTAGTTCTCGTAGTCCGCGCGGGAGGCGTAGAGCACGATGTTCAGGGTGGTGTTGTTGTCGCCCGCGAGCGGCTGCTCGGTGCCGAGGACGCGGTGGTACTGCGCCTTGACCTGCTTGCTCGCGTAGTAGAGCTGGTCGACGGTGGCCCGGTCGAGGGCGGTGCGGACCTTGATGGCGCCGTTGTCGTAGGTGTACGTGTACGGGAAGAGCTGCTTCTCGATGTCCTCCTTGCACACGCCGTACGGCTTGCAGGCCTCGTAGAGGTTGAGCCAGGAGACGATCTTCGCCCAGGGCTCGCTGCCGCGGCCGAAGGTGCCGACGACGGTGGTGAGCATGGTGCCGAGGTCGGCGACGGTCGCGTCCCTGAGGCCGTCGACCTGGCCGAAGCGTCCGTACTCGCTGACGGCGTCGCGGGCGACCCAGGCGTTGACGGTCCCCTTCAGGTGTCCGTAGCCGGCGAAGGCCTTGAAGACCGCGCGGTACGCCGGGTCGGCGGCGACGGCCGCGTGGAAGGCGCTGTCCTGGTTGCCGGGGTAGACGCCGAGGTAGTTCACGGAGAGACCGGCGAGCGCGGCACCGGCCCAGGCCGGGTCGAGGTTCGTGGCGGTGTGCGACGGGTCCATGGTGGCCAGGACCCGCTTGATCAGGGCGAGTTGGTACTGGCGGAGGCCCGGCGCGCTGGCCGCGTAGAGGGCCTCGCGGAGGGTGTTCGCGTTCGTCTTCGTGACGTCGAAGGTGCGGGCGGCGGCGCCGAAGTCGGCGACGGCCTGCCGGATCGCGTTCACCGTGGGCGCGTCGGTGATGTCGATCTCGTCGCGCGAGTAGTCGTGGTAAGCGACGGCGTGCAGGTACGTGAACATCTCCTCCAGGTGGGAGGAGTTCCGTCCGTCGTGGGCGGCGGACAGGCTCGATATGCGGCGGGCGACGGCCTGGACGTGGGCGTCGGACATCACCGGTGCGAGCCGCGCGTCCCAGGTCCATATGAGGCCGCGCAGACAGCCGTCGGCGGTGACCGCGGGGTCGGCGAGGAAGTCGGCGAACTGTTCGGGGGCGAGGCCGGTGATCCCGTCGAGGGTGCAGGGGACGCCGGTGGTCGTGGTGGCGGCCGCCGCGAAGGAGCGTGCGGTCGTGCCGGACGGGGCCCGGCCGGGAACGCGGCCCGTGGCGTGGCCGCCGGGGGCGGGCGCGGGTCCGAAGGTGGTGCGCGGGGCGGAGGCCCGGTGCTCGACCTCGTCGAAGGGGTTGGCTCCCGGCTGTGCCTGCGGGGCCGGCGCGCCGAGCACGGGGGCCGGGGCCGACTGGTCGTCCGTGCTCGCCGCGGAGGCACCGGCCTGGCCGACGGAGGCGAGGAGGGTGACCGCGATGGCGGAGGCGAGCAGGGACGAGCGCACACGTCTGTGGAGGGACAACAGAACTCCTGCTGGTGAGGGGGGTTGGTGCGGGGATGGGTTCGCGGCACTGGTCAGGTGCGCGAACTGGTCGCTTTCGCACGGCGTATGACGGACGTTCATCAGACCGTGTGCGCTGTAACATAGTAATGTGAAATTGCACTGACAACCCCTGTGGCGGCATCACTTCCCCGCGGAGGCCCGCGGGCCTCCGCCGAAGAGGGTCAATCCGTCACACAAGCCTCAGGATTCGGCGGCCTTCCTGCGCCACGCCCGCGCCTGGCGGGTGTGGCCCTGCTCCTCCGAGAGCCGGGCCAGCTGGATCATCGCCCCGACGTGGCCCGCCTTCGCCGCCTTCTCGTACCAGCCCTGCGCCGCGTACAGATCGCCGCTCAGCTCCCTGGACCGCCCGAGCGCGACGCACGCGTCGACCTCCCCCTTCCGGGCGCGCTCGGTCAGCCGGTCCTCGAGCTCGGCGAGCGTCTCGGCGCGGGTGAGCAGCCCCGCGAGCAGGCGGCTCCCCTCGCCGTCACCGGCCGCCATCGACTTGCGGTACCAGGCCTTCGCGGCCTCCCGGTCCCCCTTGTCCTGCGCGAGGATCCCGAGGGTGTTCATCGCGGCGGTGCTACCGCCGTCCGCCGCCCGGCGGGCCCACCGCTCGGCCTCGGCGGTCTCGCCCCGCTCGTGCAGCAGCGTCCCGAGGGCGTACGCGGCATCGGCGAGGCCCGCTTCGGCTGCCCGCCGGTACCAGTCCTCGGCCTCGGACAGGGCGTCCCGCTCGCGGCTCAGCTCGCCGAGGACCGCCATCGCGTGCGGGTTGCCGCCCTCGGCCGAACGCCGGTACCAGAGAACGGATTCGGCGTGCTCGCCGCGCTGCCGCAGGAGGTAGCCGACGATCTCCATCGCCCGCACGTGTCCGGCCCCGGCCGCCGCCCGCAGCAGCGGCTCCGCCTCGGCGTGCCGTCGCCACCCGTGGAGCAGCACGCCGAGGGTCACGCCGGCCTCGGGATGCCCCGCCGCGGCGGCCCGGCGCAGCCACCGCTCGCCGCCCTCCCGGTCGTCGTTCGTCCCGAGATGCAGGCCGTACCGGAACATCGCCGTGACGTCCCCGGTCTCGGCGGCCTCGCGAAGACGCGCCACCTCGTCACCACGCCCGCCGCTCCCTCTGCTCGCCCGCACGCGCGTCCCCCTTCGCGATCACCTGACGGACCCGGGGGCCGACGAGGCCGTACAGGGGCTGGCCTTCCGCCCCCTCAACCCCCACCATGCTCGTGACTACTCGTGCGTAACTCATCTTAGGGGAGAGCGTGTTGAGACTCCGTGGCCGGACCGCCGTTGCTCTGCTCGCCGTCGCCGCGTCCCTGTTCCTGCCGACGGCACCTGCCCACGCCGAGGCGTCCGCCCGTATCCCCGTCGTCCTCGTCCACGGCTACAACGCCGATCCCGGCGTCTGGGGCGGGCTGCGTGCGGACCTCAAGGCCGACGGGTACACCGACGCGGAGCTGTTCTCCTTCGGCTACGACACGCACAGGTCCGTCAACGAGGTCCTGTCCGGCGAACTCGCCGCCTACGTCGAAGGCGTGAAGCGGCAGACCGGGGCGAGCCGGGT
This is a stretch of genomic DNA from Streptomyces sp. R44. It encodes these proteins:
- a CDS encoding ornithine cyclodeaminase family protein; its protein translation is MTPTTGLLPIDAPAMTRLLTPAAAVDVLADVLRAGFDPETAPPRTVVPVPAGELLLMPAADHRYAGVKIAGVAPGNPALGLPRITGSYLLLDGSSLQPLALLDGAALTELRTPAVSALAVRHLTPDDRPLRLVLFGTGPQAYGHLEAVLAVRGVAEAVVVGRNAVGARALAGYARTLDVPARAGTADDVAGADLVVCCTTAREPLFDGTLVADGATVVAVGSHEPAARETDTALVARAEVHVEARSAALREAGDLLVPLAEGAIGEDHIAGTLADLVHGRVPSGRPRLFKSVGMAWEDLAVAGALYRAAREAA
- a CDS encoding proline racemase family protein — encoded protein: MSTTPHSVRTTDYHTAGEPFRIVDEDLPPIPGDTVAERRALALRLGPLDELRRLLVREPRGHSGMYGGFIVPPDDDGAHFGVLFWHKDGYSTACGHGTMALGAWAVDTGRVPAPDDGDVPVRIDVPSGRVTATVHRAAGRTTGVTFRNVPTRVVARKVPVTIPSGTVEVDLADSGACYVSVPASALALDTTRGSLPALVRAGREIRAALPEHDVYGVILYEDLPRTPHGPHQRNVTVFADGQIDRSPCGSGTSARLALLGEDGLLAPGDTLTHESVADTVFTGRLLPGGITEVTGSTHRTGTHTFVLDPHDELGTGFLL
- a CDS encoding collagenase; translated protein: MSLHRRVRSSLLASAIAVTLLASVGQAGASAASTDDQSAPAPVLGAPAPQAQPGANPFDEVEHRASAPRTTFGPAPAPGGHATGRVPGRAPSGTTARSFAAAATTTTGVPCTLDGITGLAPEQFADFLADPAVTADGCLRGLIWTWDARLAPVMSDAHVQAVARRISSLSAAHDGRNSSHLEEMFTYLHAVAYHDYSRDEIDITDAPTVNAIRQAVADFGAAARTFDVTKTNANTLREALYAASAPGLRQYQLALIKRVLATMDPSHTATNLDPAWAGAALAGLSVNYLGVYPGNQDSAFHAAVAADPAYRAVFKAFAGYGHLKGTVNAWVARDAVSEYGRFGQVDGLRDATVADLGTMLTTVVGTFGRGSEPWAKIVSWLNLYEACKPYGVCKEDIEKQLFPYTYTYDNGAIKVRTALDRATVDQLYYASKQVKAQYHRVLGTEQPLAGDNNTTLNIVLYASRADYENYHPILTGMGTNNGGIYIERGATFYTYQRRVPQDSSLTLEELFRHEYTHYLNGRWAVPGFFGEGPWYQGDRTTAMDEGTAEFFDGATRDNGIAVRKSLVRGIINDTAGGGPRMNVRQILHATYDGDGFRFYNYAGTFFEFLWTEKPSLLREMYTHLRANDVTAYDAWRDRLSSDAALQRDYDRFLDTQIAKVDQLYVPNTTYTPNAQLRDADLASVKSSFYAATASNPDCVENGEPGKRRFLCTGRITANLSNWASADQNFKDMSETVDYFLLDRAGAASNNLADMNCSFGPIDIWSTKVAGTSSYSCEGPLRS
- a CDS encoding tetratricopeptide repeat protein — protein: MARLREAAETGDVTAMFRYGLHLGTNDDREGGERWLRRAAAAGHPEAGVTLGVLLHGWRRHAEAEPLLRAAAGAGHVRAMEIVGYLLRQRGEHAESVLWYRRSAEGGNPHAMAVLGELSRERDALSEAEDWYRRAAEAGLADAAYALGTLLHERGETAEAERWARRAADGGSTAAMNTLGILAQDKGDREAAKAWYRKSMAAGDGEGSRLLAGLLTRAETLAELEDRLTERARKGEVDACVALGRSRELSGDLYAAQGWYEKAAKAGHVGAMIQLARLSEEQGHTRQARAWRRKAAES